A part of Denitratisoma oestradiolicum genomic DNA contains:
- a CDS encoding lipid-transfer protein, with product MNSSLSRSVSISGVGTSDFSKNSGRTEIHLAMQAILCALDDAGIDPSEVDGLSTYTMDNVPEREVFRLLGGKRLKFFSRTYEGGGAACAPILHGAMAIYSGVCDVVVGYRAMNERSWYRFGAGVHRDVSENPLFETTNFGWYIPHGLVSPASWVAMAARRYMHDFGATSEDFGRVAVGAREFAATNPAAFFYQKPLSLDEHQQSRWVAEPLHLYDCCQESDGAVAIVMVSAERAKTLKSKPVMIAAAAQGMCDDQQLMTSFYRQDISALSEMKLVAEQLYAMADLSPSDIQTAILYDHFSPFVLPQLEVFGFCDRGQAKDFVRAGEHLRCGVLPVNPHGGQLGEAYIHGFNGVAEGVRQVRGTSVNQVANVRNVLVSAGTGVPTSGVILSTV from the coding sequence ATGAATAGCAGCTTATCCAGATCTGTGTCCATCAGTGGTGTTGGCACCTCCGATTTCTCAAAAAACTCCGGTAGAACCGAGATTCATCTGGCGATGCAGGCGATTTTGTGTGCGCTTGATGATGCCGGTATTGACCCATCTGAGGTTGATGGGTTGTCAACGTACACAATGGATAATGTTCCAGAGCGCGAAGTATTCCGCTTGCTTGGAGGGAAAAGGCTCAAATTTTTTAGTCGTACTTATGAAGGTGGGGGTGCAGCTTGTGCGCCCATTCTGCACGGAGCTATGGCAATTTACAGTGGTGTATGTGATGTAGTTGTGGGCTATCGTGCAATGAATGAAAGATCATGGTACCGCTTTGGTGCCGGTGTTCATCGCGATGTATCCGAGAACCCACTGTTTGAGACTACCAATTTTGGTTGGTACATCCCTCATGGTTTAGTCTCTCCTGCTTCGTGGGTTGCGATGGCTGCTCGTCGCTACATGCACGATTTTGGCGCTACCAGTGAAGACTTCGGCCGGGTAGCGGTAGGGGCACGAGAATTTGCAGCCACCAATCCAGCTGCTTTCTTTTATCAGAAACCTCTCTCACTGGATGAGCATCAACAATCGCGCTGGGTTGCTGAGCCACTTCATCTATATGACTGCTGCCAAGAATCCGATGGTGCAGTTGCAATTGTGATGGTTTCAGCTGAGCGCGCGAAGACTCTAAAATCAAAACCTGTAATGATCGCTGCCGCTGCACAAGGTATGTGTGATGATCAGCAACTGATGACTTCTTTCTATAGACAAGACATATCTGCATTATCTGAGATGAAACTTGTTGCTGAGCAGTTGTATGCCATGGCAGACCTAAGTCCCAGTGATATTCAAACCGCCATACTTTATGATCATTTTTCACCTTTTGTTTTACCGCAACTGGAGGTTTTCGGATTCTGTGATCGTGGCCAGGCAAAAGACTTCGTACGAGCGGGTGAGCACCTTCGGTGTGGGGTTTTGCCAGTTAATCCCCATGGTGGGCAACTTGGCGAAGCCTATATTCATGGATTTAATGGGGTGGCAGAAGGGGTGCGCCAAGTCAGAGGAACTTCTGTTAATCAAGTTGCTAATGTTCGTAATGTTCTTGTTTCCGCTGGCACGGGAGTACCGACTAGTGGCGTCATTTTGAGCACTGTCTAG
- a CDS encoding bifunctional MaoC family dehydratase N-terminal/OB-fold nucleic acid binding domain-containing protein: MVGTEYGLVYSWDKVNLPMIRQWCEAMGNESPIYQVSTDGTYVAPPTMMQVWVLAGLNGKLPPGSSQRSPFEAVDLLLENGFPAVVAVNCEQEYFRYARVGESLKFLGHLETVSELKTTALGTGHFVTNRMEFFNEIDEPIGEMRFRFFVYKPHQCTESAKGGGSQEQNAENVLPVKECPPRPGVSQDTKFFWDGLKEGKLLIQQCSQCKKLRHPPGPVCPTCHSFDWNTIQSSGEGVVHSFVVMHHPQVPGYQYPHPVLLVELKEGVRVVAGLTKISHEAVKIGMLVMLDFLNVADGLVLPAFRPMSYSSDGT; this comes from the coding sequence ATGGTTGGGACTGAGTACGGGCTCGTGTATTCCTGGGACAAGGTAAACCTACCCATGATCCGACAGTGGTGTGAAGCCATGGGAAATGAAAGCCCAATTTATCAGGTGTCAACGGATGGCACCTACGTGGCGCCTCCCACAATGATGCAGGTTTGGGTATTAGCAGGACTGAATGGGAAACTTCCTCCCGGTTCCTCTCAGCGTAGCCCATTCGAAGCAGTCGATCTCCTTCTGGAAAATGGGTTCCCTGCAGTAGTAGCTGTTAACTGTGAGCAGGAATATTTTAGATATGCCCGAGTTGGAGAGTCCCTGAAGTTTTTAGGGCATTTAGAGACTGTTAGTGAATTGAAGACTACAGCACTTGGAACTGGCCATTTTGTTACCAATCGAATGGAGTTCTTCAACGAAATAGACGAGCCTATTGGCGAGATGCGATTTCGGTTCTTTGTATATAAACCACATCAATGCACAGAGAGTGCTAAGGGTGGTGGTTCTCAAGAACAGAATGCCGAGAATGTGTTGCCCGTCAAGGAATGTCCCCCGCGACCAGGTGTTAGTCAGGACACAAAATTCTTTTGGGATGGACTAAAAGAAGGTAAGTTGCTTATTCAGCAATGCTCTCAGTGTAAAAAACTTCGGCATCCACCAGGCCCAGTATGCCCTACTTGCCACTCATTTGATTGGAACACCATTCAATCATCTGGAGAAGGGGTTGTTCATTCTTTTGTTGTGATGCATCACCCACAGGTTCCTGGTTACCAATATCCCCATCCAGTGTTGCTTGTTGAATTGAAAGAAGGTGTCAGAGTCGTTGCCGGACTGACAAAAATAAGTCATGAAGCTGTGAAAATAGGAATGCTTGTTATGCTGGATTTTCTTAATGTAGCGGATGGTCTTGTTCTGCCTGCTTTTAGGCCAATGAGCTATTCGAGTGATGGAACCTAA
- a CDS encoding MaoC family dehydratase — MSWSTVRLFDQVSQGETLPELKIPITVRLIVSTAIATRDFQNVHHDKDAAMGLGSPHIFMNILTSNGLVERYVSEWAGPGAIFKKVAIKLGAPNFPGDIMCLNGSVVKKTTEDERELELKIVGTNSLGSHVTGLVVLQLP, encoded by the coding sequence ATGAGTTGGAGTACCGTTAGATTATTTGATCAGGTGTCTCAGGGAGAAACTCTTCCTGAATTGAAAATTCCAATTACGGTAAGGTTGATTGTTTCCACCGCAATTGCGACTCGAGATTTTCAAAATGTTCATCACGATAAAGATGCAGCCATGGGACTCGGCTCACCGCATATTTTTATGAATATCCTAACGTCAAACGGTTTAGTTGAACGGTATGTTAGCGAGTGGGCTGGTCCTGGGGCAATTTTTAAAAAAGTCGCTATCAAACTTGGGGCACCGAATTTCCCTGGTGACATCATGTGTCTAAATGGCTCTGTTGTGAAAAAAACTACCGAAGATGAGCGTGAGTTGGAGTTGAAAATCGTAGGGACGAATTCACTTGGGAGCCATGTTACTGGTTTAGTTGTACTCCAATTGCCTTGA
- a CDS encoding long-chain-acyl-CoA synthetase — MIDRNRTQHVLDRRAAAAAKHAPRSSYTIADRLIERAAQFPDRPLIYYGDKAFTYSEVDAITNRLARFFLKQGLRLGDVVSICIENRPEFYFIWWGLAKIGVTVSLLNTNLSGNSLKHCVKQSNPVMIVAGIECFTAIDQISDRPICCVGSIEELPVSARGDTSAASNLILEAMKECDSPLEANFRYGLVAESVALHIFTSGTTGYPKAAKTSHMRWLSAGETIVVSCEGMDLVADHSDVFYCFLPLYHGAAVMSLTSTALQAGASIVLRRKFSAREFWPDVRRYRVTICQYIGEVCRYLLNQPPLNNDRDHSLRIMIGAGLNSDIWRRFVDRFGIDRIFEGWGGTELNATLFNVDNVVGSCGRVPYWDKTNIRLVKYDVENGCYVRNESGCLRLCNPGEVGELIAMVINQPDVGAGRFEGYTSITDTERKILRNIFVDGDSYVSSGDLARYDEEGYFYFVDRIGDTFRWKSENVSTTEVAEAFSSITGIESITIYGVNVPNTEGRAGMASVVMSPGVEFDPVHFYSTGKKRLPDYAMPLFVRLSKCVDMTSTFKLKRIDLQREGYHPDQVKDPVFVISDFDETYVEYSDIALSRALKTDQIRAGRLSDQV, encoded by the coding sequence ATGATTGACAGAAATCGTACTCAACACGTTCTGGATCGTAGAGCAGCAGCCGCAGCGAAACATGCGCCAAGGAGCAGCTACACTATCGCTGATCGCCTAATAGAGCGCGCTGCACAGTTTCCCGATAGACCGTTGATTTATTACGGGGATAAGGCTTTTACCTATTCGGAAGTCGATGCAATAACAAACCGTCTAGCACGATTCTTCTTAAAACAGGGGCTGCGTTTGGGAGATGTGGTTTCTATCTGCATTGAGAATCGACCAGAATTCTATTTTATCTGGTGGGGACTCGCCAAAATTGGAGTCACAGTTTCACTTTTGAATACAAATCTTAGTGGAAATTCTCTTAAGCATTGTGTTAAGCAATCGAACCCAGTAATGATTGTTGCTGGTATAGAGTGCTTTACTGCTATAGATCAGATTTCTGACCGTCCAATATGCTGCGTGGGGTCTATTGAAGAACTTCCAGTTTCTGCGCGAGGTGATACTTCTGCGGCTAGTAACTTGATATTGGAAGCTATGAAGGAGTGCGATTCACCATTGGAAGCTAACTTTCGATATGGGCTGGTTGCTGAGTCAGTGGCATTGCATATCTTTACGTCAGGTACCACGGGATACCCCAAAGCAGCAAAAACTAGTCATATGCGCTGGCTCTCTGCAGGAGAAACAATTGTAGTTAGCTGTGAGGGCATGGACCTAGTGGCAGATCATAGTGACGTTTTTTATTGCTTTCTCCCTCTCTATCACGGCGCTGCGGTGATGTCGTTGACCTCTACTGCATTGCAGGCTGGCGCGTCTATTGTTTTGAGAAGAAAGTTTAGTGCTCGTGAGTTTTGGCCAGATGTTAGACGCTATCGCGTAACTATTTGCCAATACATCGGTGAGGTATGCCGTTATCTTTTGAATCAGCCCCCGCTGAATAATGATCGTGATCATAGCCTCCGCATCATGATTGGAGCTGGTTTAAATTCTGATATCTGGCGGCGATTTGTCGACCGTTTTGGTATTGATCGAATTTTTGAAGGTTGGGGAGGGACAGAACTCAATGCAACATTGTTTAATGTCGATAATGTTGTTGGCTCCTGTGGGCGAGTGCCTTATTGGGATAAGACAAATATTCGTCTGGTTAAATATGATGTGGAGAATGGGTGTTACGTGAGGAATGAGAGTGGATGTCTACGTCTCTGCAATCCTGGGGAGGTAGGAGAGTTAATTGCCATGGTCATTAATCAACCAGATGTAGGTGCGGGACGATTTGAAGGGTATACCTCTATAACAGATACTGAGCGGAAGATTCTGCGGAATATTTTTGTTGATGGCGATAGTTATGTATCTTCTGGCGACTTGGCAAGATACGATGAGGAAGGGTACTTTTACTTTGTTGACCGGATTGGCGACACATTCCGATGGAAGAGTGAAAACGTATCAACAACTGAAGTAGCGGAGGCGTTTTCAAGCATTACTGGTATCGAGTCTATTACCATCTATGGAGTTAATGTACCTAATACCGAAGGACGTGCAGGTATGGCGTCAGTTGTAATGTCTCCTGGTGTTGAGTTTGACCCTGTTCATTTTTATAGCACTGGTAAAAAACGTCTCCCTGATTATGCAATGCCTTTGTTTGTCAGACTTAGCAAGTGCGTTGATATGACGAGTACTTTCAAGTTAAAAAGAATAGATTTACAGCGGGAGGGCTATCATCCGGATCAGGTGAAAGATCCGGTCTTTGTAATTTCTGACTTCGATGAAACGTATGTAGAATATAGTGATATTGCCTTATCGAGAGCACTTAAAACCGATCAGATCAGAGCAGGGAGACTTTCAGATCAAGTCTGA
- the metH gene encoding methionine synthase, whose amino-acid sequence MSDPSTSPPQPDRSAELRALAARRLLILDGAMGTMIQRHGLSEADYRGARFRDHDKDLKGNNDLLLLTRPEVIAGIHEAYLEAGADILETNTFNATRISQGEYGLESLAYELNVAGARLARQAADKHSTADKPRFVAGVIGPTGRTASLSPDVNDTSFRSVTFDELVDNYVEAARGLTDGGADILLVETVFDTLNAKAALFALERFFDQAGRRWPIMISGTITDAAGRTLSGQTPEAFWNSLRHARPLSFGFNCALGAKELRQHVEELSRICDCLVSAHPNAGLPNAFGGYDETPEMLAEAIGEWARSGLVNIVGGCCGTAPEHIRAIAQQVAAATPRVPPAIEPRLRLSGLEPFNVGPESLFVNVGERTNVTGSKAFARMIMEGRFEDALAVGRQQVENGAQVVDVNMDEAMLDSQAAMVQFLNRVACEPDIARVPLMLDSSKWEVIEAGLKCVQGKGIVNSISMKEGEAKFLEQARLARRYGAAVIVMAFDEQGQADTFARKTQICQRAYELLVADGFPAEDIIFDPNIFAIATGIPEHDNYAVDFIQSVAWIKEHLPLAKTSGGVSNVSFSFRGNEPVREAIHTVFLYHAVQAGLTMGIVNAGQLGVYDDLEPALREKVEDVVLNRKPGAGDALVEFAQTLKDKFGGQAREQVQDLAWRQWAVEKRLEHAMVKGITDYVVADTEECRAALAAAGKPPLAVIEGPLMNGMNVVGDLFGAGKMFLPQVVKSARVMKQAVAHLVPYIEEEKARTGATSKGRVVMATVKGDVHDIGKNIVGVVLGCNGYDVVDLGVMVSCDKILAAAREQEAQVIGLSGLITPSLEEMSHVAAEMERLGFGATQGQEAIPLLIGGATTSRAHTAVKIAPAYSGPVIYVPDASRAVGVVTKLLSLDQAADYKAEIAVDYERVRQQHGQKKGVAMVSLEQARANAPRLDYGPVTPKHLGVTVLRDIDLATLARYIDWGPFFQTWDLAGSYPKILEDATVGEAARNVFRDGQEMLAQIIAEGWIRANAVFGLFPANGRGDDIEFYGDEQRQTPLMTWHGLRQQHQRPEGKANECLSDFVAPRGTADYAGAFACTAGIGIERKLAEFAAAHDDYRAIMLKSLADRLAEACAEWLHERVRKDYWGYGADEALSNEELIAEKYQGIRPAPGYPACPDHTAKGALFHLLDASANAGMGLTESYAMTPAASVAGFYLAHPQARYFAVSKIGRDQLEDWALRNGMAVAEAERWLAPLCH is encoded by the coding sequence ATGTCAGATCCTTCTACCTCGCCCCCCCAGCCCGACCGCAGCGCCGAGCTGCGCGCCCTGGCGGCCCGCCGCCTGCTGATCCTGGATGGCGCCATGGGCACCATGATCCAGCGCCACGGCCTCTCCGAGGCGGACTACCGAGGGGCCCGCTTCCGGGATCACGACAAGGACCTGAAGGGCAACAACGACCTGCTGCTGCTGACCCGGCCGGAAGTGATCGCCGGCATCCACGAGGCCTACCTGGAGGCCGGCGCCGACATACTGGAGACCAACACCTTCAACGCCACCCGCATTTCCCAGGGGGAGTACGGCCTGGAGTCCCTGGCCTACGAACTGAATGTGGCCGGGGCGCGGCTGGCGCGGCAGGCGGCGGACAAGCACTCGACGGCGGACAAGCCTCGCTTCGTGGCCGGGGTGATCGGCCCCACCGGGCGCACCGCCTCCCTGTCGCCGGACGTGAACGACACCAGCTTCCGCAGCGTTACCTTCGACGAGCTGGTGGACAACTACGTGGAGGCGGCCCGGGGCCTCACCGACGGGGGCGCCGACATCCTGCTGGTGGAGACGGTGTTCGACACCCTCAACGCCAAGGCCGCCCTGTTTGCCCTGGAACGCTTTTTCGACCAGGCTGGGCGGCGCTGGCCCATCATGATCTCCGGCACCATCACCGATGCCGCCGGCCGCACCCTTTCGGGCCAGACCCCGGAAGCCTTCTGGAACTCCCTGCGCCACGCCCGGCCTCTTTCCTTCGGCTTCAACTGCGCCCTGGGGGCCAAGGAACTGCGCCAGCACGTGGAGGAACTGTCCCGCATCTGCGACTGCCTGGTCTCCGCCCATCCCAACGCCGGCCTGCCCAATGCCTTCGGCGGCTACGACGAGACCCCGGAAATGCTGGCCGAGGCAATCGGCGAATGGGCCCGCAGCGGCCTGGTGAATATCGTCGGCGGCTGCTGCGGCACCGCGCCGGAACACATCCGCGCCATTGCCCAGCAGGTAGCGGCGGCCACGCCCCGGGTGCCGCCCGCCATCGAACCCCGGCTGCGCCTGTCGGGCCTGGAGCCCTTCAACGTGGGCCCCGAGTCCCTGTTCGTCAACGTCGGGGAGCGCACCAACGTCACCGGCTCCAAGGCCTTCGCCCGCATGATCATGGAGGGCCGCTTCGAGGACGCCCTGGCCGTAGGCCGGCAGCAGGTGGAGAACGGCGCCCAGGTGGTGGATGTGAACATGGACGAGGCCATGCTGGATTCCCAGGCCGCCATGGTGCAGTTCCTCAACCGGGTGGCCTGCGAACCCGACATCGCCCGGGTGCCCCTGATGCTGGACTCCTCCAAGTGGGAGGTGATCGAGGCGGGCCTGAAGTGCGTCCAGGGCAAGGGCATCGTCAATTCCATCTCCATGAAGGAGGGCGAGGCCAAGTTTCTGGAGCAGGCCCGGCTGGCGCGGCGCTACGGCGCCGCGGTGATCGTCATGGCCTTCGACGAGCAGGGCCAGGCCGACACCTTCGCCCGCAAGACCCAGATCTGCCAGCGGGCCTACGAACTGCTGGTGGCGGACGGCTTCCCGGCCGAGGACATCATTTTCGACCCCAACATCTTCGCCATCGCCACCGGCATTCCCGAACACGACAACTACGCGGTGGATTTCATCCAGTCCGTGGCCTGGATCAAGGAACATCTGCCCCTGGCCAAGACCAGCGGCGGCGTCTCCAATGTCAGTTTCTCCTTCCGCGGCAACGAGCCGGTGCGGGAAGCGATCCACACCGTGTTCCTCTACCACGCGGTCCAGGCCGGGCTCACCATGGGCATCGTCAATGCCGGCCAGTTGGGCGTCTATGACGACCTGGAGCCGGCGCTGCGGGAGAAGGTGGAGGACGTGGTGCTGAACCGCAAGCCGGGGGCAGGGGATGCCCTGGTGGAATTCGCCCAGACCCTAAAAGACAAATTCGGGGGCCAGGCCAGGGAGCAGGTGCAGGACCTGGCCTGGCGTCAGTGGGCGGTGGAAAAGCGCCTGGAGCATGCCATGGTCAAGGGCATCACCGACTACGTGGTGGCCGACACCGAGGAATGCCGGGCCGCCCTGGCGGCAGCGGGCAAGCCGCCCCTGGCGGTGATCGAAGGCCCGCTGATGAACGGCATGAATGTGGTCGGCGACCTGTTCGGCGCCGGCAAGATGTTCCTGCCCCAGGTGGTCAAGTCGGCCCGTGTGATGAAGCAGGCCGTGGCCCATTTGGTGCCCTACATCGAGGAAGAGAAGGCCCGCACCGGCGCCACCTCCAAGGGCCGGGTGGTGATGGCCACGGTGAAGGGCGACGTGCACGATATCGGCAAGAACATCGTCGGCGTGGTACTGGGCTGCAATGGCTACGACGTGGTGGACCTGGGGGTGATGGTGTCCTGCGACAAGATTCTCGCCGCCGCACGGGAACAGGAAGCCCAGGTGATCGGCCTGTCGGGCCTGATCACTCCCTCCCTGGAGGAAATGAGCCACGTGGCCGCCGAGATGGAGCGCCTGGGCTTTGGTGCCACTCAAGGCCAGGAGGCGATTCCCCTGCTGATTGGCGGCGCCACCACCAGCCGGGCCCATACCGCGGTCAAGATCGCCCCCGCCTACAGCGGCCCGGTGATCTACGTGCCTGACGCCTCCCGCGCCGTGGGGGTGGTGACCAAGCTGCTCTCCCTCGACCAGGCCGCCGACTACAAGGCCGAGATCGCCGTCGATTACGAGCGGGTGCGCCAGCAGCACGGCCAGAAGAAGGGCGTGGCGATGGTGAGCCTGGAACAGGCCCGGGCCAACGCCCCCCGCCTGGACTATGGGCCCGTCACACCGAAGCATCTGGGCGTGACCGTGTTGCGCGACATCGACCTGGCGACCCTGGCCCGCTACATCGACTGGGGCCCCTTCTTCCAGACCTGGGATCTGGCGGGCAGCTACCCCAAGATCCTGGAGGACGCCACCGTGGGCGAAGCGGCCCGCAACGTTTTCCGCGACGGCCAGGAGATGCTGGCCCAGATCATCGCTGAGGGCTGGATCAGGGCCAACGCGGTGTTCGGCCTGTTCCCCGCCAACGGCCGCGGCGACGACATCGAGTTCTATGGCGACGAGCAGCGCCAGACGCCCCTGATGACCTGGCACGGCCTGCGCCAGCAACACCAGCGGCCCGAGGGCAAGGCCAACGAATGTCTGTCCGATTTCGTCGCGCCGCGGGGGACCGCCGACTATGCCGGCGCCTTCGCCTGCACCGCCGGTATCGGCATCGAGCGGAAGCTGGCGGAGTTCGCGGCGGCCCACGACGACTACCGGGCCATCATGCTCAAGTCCCTGGCCGACCGTCTGGCCGAGGCCTGCGCCGAATGGCTGCACGAGCGGGTGAGAAAGGACTACTGGGGCTACGGCGCCGACGAGGCCCTCAGCAACGAGGAATTGATCGCCGAGAAATACCAGGGCATCCGCCCGGCCCCGGGCTATCCGGCCTGCCCGGACCATACCGCCAAGGGAGCGCTTTTCCACCTGCTGGATGCAAGCGCCAACGCGGGCATGGGCCTTACCGAGAGCTATGCCATGACCCCGGCGGCATCCGTCGCCGGCTTCTACCTGGCCCATCCCCAGGCCCGCTATTTTGCCGTCAGCAAGATCGGCCGGGACCAGCTGGAGGATTGGGCACTACGGAACGGCATGGCCGTCGCCGAGGCGGAGCGCTGGCTGGCGCCTCTGTGTCATTGA
- a CDS encoding SDR family NAD(P)-dependent oxidoreductase, with the protein MSKRMENMIAFITGGSSGIGRATAHRMATEGATVVICSRTEANLKKVVDEIHAAGGKASYVVADVTSEKNITLAIEGVAEKFSRIDVLVNNAMTVAWGSIEESDSQTWAANINGSLNSVYYGTKAVLPLMKRQRGGSIINVSSIVALLGAPGMSGYAAAKSGVVGFSRVAALEGAQSNIRVNVVIPGAIATPPTLASVPDSESLHRMESEIPLKRLGSAEEIAATITFLATRDAGYITGSVIVADGGKSCELSVATAPLESLKNI; encoded by the coding sequence ATGAGCAAACGTATGGAAAACATGATTGCATTTATCACAGGCGGCTCCAGTGGTATTGGGAGAGCAACTGCCCATCGAATGGCAACAGAAGGTGCCACTGTTGTGATTTGTTCGAGAACAGAGGCAAACCTCAAAAAAGTAGTCGATGAAATACATGCAGCAGGCGGCAAGGCAAGCTATGTCGTCGCAGATGTTACTTCCGAGAAAAATATTACCCTTGCCATTGAGGGGGTTGCAGAGAAGTTCAGCAGAATTGATGTTCTTGTAAATAATGCCATGACAGTCGCTTGGGGCTCCATCGAAGAAAGCGACAGCCAGACTTGGGCGGCCAACATCAACGGTTCCCTAAACAGCGTTTATTACGGAACGAAAGCAGTGCTTCCTCTAATGAAGAGGCAGCGAGGGGGCTCTATTATAAATGTCTCGTCCATCGTGGCCTTGCTTGGTGCACCGGGTATGAGCGGCTATGCAGCAGCTAAATCTGGTGTTGTCGGATTTAGTAGAGTTGCCGCATTGGAGGGGGCTCAATCGAATATCAGGGTAAATGTGGTGATTCCTGGTGCTATAGCAACTCCACCCACACTTGCTTCTGTGCCAGATTCAGAATCCCTGCACAGAATGGAAAGTGAAATACCACTAAAGCGCCTCGGCAGTGCCGAGGAGATAGCTGCAACTATTACCTTTCTCGCCACCCGGGACGCAGGCTATATCACTGGATCGGTGATTGTGGCAGACGGAGGAAAGTCATGTGAGTTGTCCGTAGCTACCGCTCCTTTGGAGTCATTAAAAAATATATGA
- a CDS encoding SDR family NAD(P)-dependent oxidoreductase: MRNKVIVVTGAGSGMGSAIVQRFGAESASVVSVDLDEATALAAVRLIPKERAIAVGCDVSNSVTVEGVIANVENRFGRVDVLVNCAGIANAPGDGFDKYLDRLNKRIDQIKSGIQPDIFPDLITDMSDDGFWKVLKVDLGGPFYFCREVVRLMIKTNTAGAIVNIASTSAQSGEGPLHYVAAKAGLLGLTKSLARELGPRGIRVNAICPGATNTPMIQQIPDEWRQSMIQSAVLERLVEPDEIAETVMFLASNQASAFTGQTLGANCGSFFI, encoded by the coding sequence ATGAGAAATAAAGTGATCGTTGTGACGGGTGCAGGCTCTGGTATGGGAAGTGCGATTGTTCAAAGATTTGGAGCAGAAAGTGCAAGTGTTGTGTCGGTTGATTTAGATGAGGCGACCGCTCTTGCAGCAGTCAGGCTAATTCCTAAGGAAAGAGCAATCGCCGTTGGATGCGATGTTAGTAACAGTGTGACTGTTGAAGGGGTAATCGCAAATGTAGAGAACCGCTTCGGTAGGGTCGATGTATTAGTTAATTGTGCGGGAATCGCCAATGCACCTGGCGATGGTTTTGACAAGTATCTTGATCGGCTTAACAAGCGGATTGATCAAATAAAGTCAGGAATTCAACCGGATATTTTTCCAGATCTGATTACTGATATGTCGGACGATGGGTTCTGGAAAGTGCTTAAAGTTGATCTTGGTGGACCATTCTATTTTTGCCGGGAAGTTGTTCGACTGATGATAAAAACGAATACGGCTGGTGCAATAGTAAATATAGCCAGTACATCAGCCCAGTCGGGCGAAGGTCCACTGCACTACGTGGCTGCTAAAGCAGGACTTCTGGGATTGACAAAAAGTCTTGCACGGGAACTTGGACCTCGAGGAATCCGGGTAAATGCAATATGTCCTGGGGCCACGAATACGCCAATGATCCAACAAATCCCAGATGAATGGCGGCAGTCAATGATTCAGAGTGCGGTGCTTGAAAGATTGGTTGAGCCCGACGAAATCGCAGAAACAGTTATGTTTTTAGCATCAAATCAAGCATCAGCTTTCACTGGTCAGACATTAGGAGCTAATTGTGGAAGTTTCTTCATTTGA